In the genome of Cetobacterium ceti, one region contains:
- a CDS encoding histidine kinase N-terminal domain-containing protein, giving the protein MIRNYCKMCATLTPSDIDKIERVAETTLILSNMLGMDVFIDCPTRDRDKAVVVHHARPEKESLYSRNIVGEIAISKKEPAVFRSFITGLISKHYKAITQEGETVSQNVLPIINDSQEVIGVIIVEFLKKEEKHFNSDLFNITANKLMNEIDLYRATIPEFVKDGIIVFNKEGIVTYVNKAAKKIYSLLGFSKCIMGETFENITFTKTKIKEILKENREEKSMEISISGVILLVTYVVTTLDKGKVNIIMIVKDITKEKINEQELILKSVAIKEIHHRVKNNLQTIASLLRIQRRRIDNLETKKILDETINRILSIAITHEVLSDNGLDNLNIKKIIQLIYKNSFGNSIDKIGKIEFNINGDDFNISSDKATSIALVVNELLQNVVDYAFPEDLCGKVSVTIEKSQFYSKVIISDNGVGIDESKRRSNSLGLMIVERIIKDKLKGSLEITSEVNVGTTVKFEFKNE; this is encoded by the coding sequence ATGATAAGAAATTATTGCAAAATGTGTGCTACATTAACTCCTAGTGATATAGATAAAATAGAGAGAGTTGCAGAAACAACTTTAATTTTAAGTAATATGTTAGGAATGGATGTATTTATAGATTGTCCCACACGGGATAGGGATAAAGCTGTAGTGGTTCACCATGCTAGGCCAGAAAAAGAAAGTTTATATTCAAGAAATATTGTAGGAGAAATAGCAATATCTAAAAAGGAACCTGCTGTATTTAGGAGTTTTATAACAGGATTAATTTCGAAACACTATAAGGCAATAACCCAAGAGGGAGAAACAGTTTCTCAAAATGTACTTCCAATAATCAATGATTCCCAAGAGGTTATAGGTGTAATTATAGTTGAATTTTTAAAAAAAGAGGAAAAACATTTCAATTCAGATTTATTTAATATAACAGCAAATAAACTCATGAATGAAATTGATTTATACAGGGCTACTATTCCTGAATTTGTAAAGGATGGAATTATAGTTTTTAACAAAGAAGGTATTGTAACATATGTAAATAAAGCTGCCAAAAAAATATACTCTCTATTAGGTTTTTCTAAATGTATTATGGGTGAAACCTTTGAAAATATTACATTTACTAAAACTAAAATAAAAGAAATTTTAAAAGAAAATAGAGAAGAAAAGTCCATGGAGATTTCCATATCTGGAGTAATCTTATTAGTAACTTACGTTGTAACAACTTTAGATAAGGGAAAAGTAAATATTATTATGATAGTAAAAGATATAACAAAGGAAAAAATAAATGAACAGGAACTGATTTTAAAATCAGTGGCTATAAAGGAGATACACCATAGGGTTAAAAATAATTTGCAAACTATAGCAAGTTTATTAAGAATTCAAAGAAGAAGAATTGATAATCTTGAAACAAAAAAAATTCTAGATGAAACAATAAATAGAATACTTAGTATAGCTATTACCCATGAAGTTTTGTCTGATAATGGGTTAGATAATCTGAATATAAAAAAGATAATACAGTTAATTTACAAAAATTCTTTTGGAAATAGTATTGACAAAATAGGCAAGATAGAGTTTAATATTAATGGAGATGATTTTAATATATCTTCTGACAAGGCAACTTCAATTGCTCTTGTTGTAAATGAACTATTACAAAATGTTGTAGATTATGCTTTCCCAGAAGATTTATGTGGAAAGGTTTCTGTAACTATAGAAAAAAGTCAATTTTACTCTAAGGTGATAATTTCTGACAATGGGGTTGGAATAGATGAGAGCAAAAGAAGAAGTAATAGT